In a genomic window of Ferrimicrobium sp.:
- a CDS encoding MurR/RpiR family transcriptional regulator, which translates to MTFKSILEGHRLTPVQRRIAQTLAAHLGRADYLTTSELAELAGVSQPSVVRFATALGYSGYAELRRTLRDLGSGERSQQDPEALNKYQLAISEEIANLSRLSALLTDGSQLERIGSILAASKPLIIVGVRASQALARYAAFYARKVHPYVLLVEEAGSSAVDQLYEAHQAGASAMLVVAMPRWPRDLIPLLETGRRLGYCMVGLTDQSGSPTLDYMDYSLLVPVGTTLLYDTHAAALLALSLLIEAIADADPPAAEVLMEAFESRASTYQYFLKS; encoded by the coding sequence TTGACGTTCAAGTCGATACTCGAAGGACACAGACTCACTCCGGTGCAGCGCAGGATTGCGCAGACTCTTGCGGCCCACTTAGGCCGTGCCGATTATCTCACAACCTCTGAACTCGCTGAACTCGCTGGCGTGTCACAGCCCTCAGTTGTCCGTTTTGCAACGGCACTTGGCTATTCGGGTTACGCTGAACTTCGCAGAACGTTACGCGATCTCGGATCGGGTGAACGGAGTCAACAGGATCCAGAGGCGCTGAACAAGTACCAGTTGGCGATCTCAGAGGAGATCGCCAACCTGAGCCGACTGAGTGCCTTATTGACCGATGGGTCTCAGCTTGAGCGAATCGGGTCGATTTTAGCAGCGAGCAAACCGCTTATCATCGTCGGTGTTCGGGCATCGCAGGCACTCGCGCGTTACGCTGCGTTCTACGCTCGGAAGGTCCATCCCTATGTGCTCTTGGTGGAGGAAGCTGGTTCTTCGGCAGTTGATCAACTGTACGAGGCTCACCAGGCTGGAGCTTCTGCCATGTTGGTCGTGGCGATGCCACGCTGGCCGCGTGACCTGATTCCTTTATTGGAGACGGGACGGAGATTGGGCTACTGCATGGTCGGTCTCACTGATCAGTCAGGCTCTCCGACGCTCGACTATATGGATTATTCGTTGTTGGTTCCCGTGGGGACAACACTCCTCTATGATACTCACGCCGCCGCCCTGCTTGCCCTCTCGCTGCTGATCGAGGCAATTGCGGATGCGGATCCGCCAGCCGCTGAAGTGCTGATGGAGGCCTTTGAGTCAAGAGCGAGCACGTACCAGTACTTCCTCAAATCCTGA
- a CDS encoding cytosine permease has translation MSTEANMMETRSIEQIPTQERHGRPFSLFTLWFASNFQINALVTGAVAVALGLNFGLALLAIVVGNLIGALFMAYHSVQGPRLGLPQMIQSRAQFGYRGAMLPFVVVVVMYLGFAVAGGLVAGPALANWIGISRDLGVVIYNVVVLVVALFGYRLIHAVSRVISVLSAVGFVIIFVELIQHVPSNYHGTANNLATFMLAVSIFVSWQITWAPYVSDYSRYLPSKTKGSVTFAYTFVGSAVGAILIMGVGALGAAINYSALNADPIGFLGHRIPAVAGLLIVLLLLSLLPASAESPYGAFLTALSAVSANGKLRSTKRARAIFVVGFTILSLLVTILFPNNILNNFENVILFLLYLLVPWTAINLTDYYLVRRGHYDVAGLLRRHGPYGQWNIGTLLIYGLTILLEVPFVNSSLYEGPIAKHLGGADISWIVGLVFATVAYYLYAKWQGIPVRSEGEVEEVQS, from the coding sequence ATGTCCACTGAAGCGAACATGATGGAGACACGCTCAATTGAGCAGATACCGACGCAAGAGCGGCATGGTCGTCCTTTTTCGCTCTTCACACTCTGGTTTGCATCGAATTTCCAGATCAATGCATTGGTGACAGGTGCAGTAGCGGTGGCTCTCGGTCTCAATTTCGGCCTCGCCTTGCTGGCTATCGTGGTTGGCAACCTGATCGGTGCCCTGTTTATGGCCTATCACTCGGTCCAGGGTCCAAGGCTCGGATTGCCACAAATGATTCAGTCACGAGCGCAGTTCGGGTATCGCGGTGCGATGCTCCCATTTGTCGTTGTCGTCGTGATGTATTTGGGCTTTGCGGTAGCAGGGGGCCTCGTTGCGGGACCGGCGCTCGCGAACTGGATCGGGATCTCTCGGGACCTGGGTGTAGTGATCTATAACGTTGTGGTCCTGGTCGTAGCGCTGTTTGGTTATCGTCTCATTCATGCGGTATCGCGCGTCATCTCAGTACTCAGTGCCGTTGGGTTTGTAATCATCTTTGTTGAACTCATTCAGCATGTGCCCTCGAACTATCATGGCACGGCGAACAATCTCGCCACTTTCATGTTGGCAGTATCGATCTTTGTCTCATGGCAGATCACATGGGCGCCCTATGTGTCGGACTATTCGCGCTACCTCCCGAGTAAGACGAAGGGCTCGGTGACGTTCGCCTACACCTTTGTCGGTTCTGCAGTGGGAGCGATCTTGATCATGGGGGTTGGGGCGCTTGGGGCGGCCATCAACTATAGCGCATTGAACGCCGATCCCATTGGATTCCTCGGACATCGTATCCCAGCGGTGGCGGGGTTGCTTATCGTTCTTCTGCTCCTTAGCCTGCTGCCCGCCAGCGCAGAGAGTCCCTATGGCGCATTTCTTACCGCCTTAAGTGCGGTCTCGGCGAATGGGAAGTTGCGCTCGACAAAGCGAGCGCGTGCGATCTTTGTGGTGGGCTTTACGATACTCTCATTGTTGGTCACCATCTTGTTCCCAAACAACATTCTCAACAACTTTGAGAACGTGATTCTGTTTCTGCTCTATCTCCTCGTTCCATGGACGGCGATTAACCTCACCGATTATTACCTAGTCCGGCGCGGTCACTATGACGTCGCTGGACTCCTTCGACGCCATGGTCCCTATGGGCAGTGGAATATCGGAACTCTGCTGATCTATGGCTTGACGATCCTGTTGGAAGTCCCTTTTGTGAACTCAAGCCTGTATGAGGGCCCTATTGCCAAACACCTCGGAGGTGCAGACATCTCCTGGATCGTCGGCCTTGTCTTTGCTACGGTCGCCTACTACCTCTACGCTAAGTGGCAAGGTATTCCGGTTCGATCGGAAGGCGAGGTCGAGGAGGTGCAAAGCTGA
- a CDS encoding allantoate amidohydrolase translates to MNSSTRLPQLFAQIAAIGYDAVHGGYRRFAYSDEDRELRTFFAQTVSELGLTLSVDTANNQWAWWGDPDLDPEHNLVLGSHLDSVPAGGAYDGPLGVLSAICAVEQLLRDGFRPRAAVGIANFIDEEGARFGVACLGSRVLTGETTSTRLEQLRDYDRRSFGEVVRATGVEPTQLRRDERALSRIGRFVELHIEQGHQLISLAAPLGLASFIWPHGRWSTTLSGVPNHAGTTPLAERDDPVIKAANFILDLTACAERHKAVATCGKIVVEPNAVNAIASKVHLWVDARAEDGDRLERLAAEIGELAHGYGGVLVNESLTPATVFDTELTGRIGSILGHLPVISTGAGHDAGILATHGIPAAMLFVRNPTGVSHSPLEDADEEDMAAGVDALIRVIQGLSG, encoded by the coding sequence ATGAACTCATCGACCCGTCTCCCCCAGCTCTTTGCCCAGATCGCGGCGATCGGCTATGACGCCGTGCATGGAGGCTATCGCCGCTTCGCCTACTCCGATGAGGACCGTGAACTCCGAACATTCTTTGCCCAGACGGTTAGCGAGCTGGGACTCACCCTTAGTGTGGATACTGCCAACAATCAGTGGGCGTGGTGGGGCGACCCAGATCTCGACCCTGAACACAACCTTGTGCTTGGCTCGCACCTCGATTCAGTTCCTGCTGGTGGGGCCTACGATGGTCCGCTCGGTGTCTTGTCTGCCATCTGCGCGGTTGAACAACTCCTCCGTGATGGCTTTCGTCCTCGTGCTGCGGTAGGAATCGCGAACTTCATCGACGAAGAGGGAGCTCGCTTTGGGGTGGCGTGCCTGGGATCACGCGTCCTCACTGGAGAGACCACCTCGACACGCCTTGAACAACTACGCGATTATGACAGGAGATCTTTCGGAGAGGTCGTGAGGGCAACAGGAGTCGAGCCCACCCAGCTGAGACGGGATGAACGGGCACTCTCGCGCATCGGACGCTTTGTGGAGCTCCATATCGAACAGGGCCATCAACTCATCAGCCTCGCCGCACCCCTCGGGCTCGCGAGTTTCATTTGGCCCCATGGTCGCTGGTCGACGACGCTGTCCGGTGTGCCTAATCATGCGGGCACTACACCCCTGGCGGAACGTGATGATCCGGTCATCAAAGCAGCGAATTTTATCCTCGATCTCACCGCGTGTGCGGAGCGACACAAGGCCGTAGCGACCTGTGGCAAGATCGTTGTCGAACCCAACGCGGTCAACGCGATCGCCTCTAAGGTACACCTTTGGGTCGATGCTCGAGCCGAGGACGGTGATCGACTCGAGCGTCTTGCAGCGGAGATTGGCGAACTCGCTCATGGATACGGGGGCGTCCTCGTCAATGAATCTCTGACGCCAGCGACGGTCTTTGATACGGAATTGACTGGAAGGATTGGTTCGATCCTGGGGCACCTCCCGGTCATCAGCACCGGGGCAGGACATGACGCCGGCATCCTGGCGACGCACGGGATTCCTGCGGCGATGCTCTTTGTTAGGAACCCCACCGGCGTGTCACACTCCCCGCTGGAAGACGCCGACGAGGAGGACATGGCCGCCGGGGTCGACGCCCTGATTCGGGTGATCCAGGGTCTAAGCGGATGA
- a CDS encoding formimidoylglutamate deiminase yields MKIFADLALVAPGDLRSKIVVTVEEGRIVGLEEGTPEGSDSVVGFLMPGACNGHSHAFHRGLRGRAIQGADDFWRWREAMYRFADRLDPDTYLELATLVFREMRLAGFTSVGEFHYLHHGADAKAYADRNAMGRALIEAARQAQVRLGLIDVAYLHGGLGEAGYLPLQGVQRRFGDADVDTYLDRVGELDDSAMVRIVRGAHSLRAVSLSELAVIVEAIDGAPWHLHLMEQVKEVDALIGYYGERPLRLLEDRGLLGPSTTLVHLNQVIESELACLVRTGAVTCACPTTEEDLGDGLSLAGHLLRAGARVSIGTDQHVHIDALLEASSIDAHERLRTHQRSLLRTEELWSTLWAHDTIGFGEVGWIAPGALADLVALDLSEPGIAGVDPVELVRLGTRAAITNVWVDGQETTSDIDGERRELGAQLRATIARIEGKY; encoded by the coding sequence ATGAAGATTTTCGCAGATCTTGCCCTTGTTGCGCCAGGTGACCTACGATCGAAGATCGTGGTAACGGTCGAGGAGGGCCGAATCGTTGGCCTTGAGGAAGGCACCCCTGAGGGGAGTGATTCGGTGGTCGGGTTCTTGATGCCTGGTGCCTGCAATGGTCATAGTCACGCCTTCCATCGTGGACTCCGGGGCCGCGCGATTCAAGGAGCGGATGATTTTTGGCGATGGCGCGAAGCTATGTATCGTTTTGCCGACCGGCTGGATCCCGATACCTACCTGGAACTCGCGACGCTGGTGTTTCGTGAGATGCGCCTCGCGGGTTTCACCTCAGTGGGGGAGTTCCACTACCTGCATCACGGCGCGGACGCTAAGGCCTATGCGGATCGGAATGCGATGGGCCGAGCCTTGATCGAGGCAGCTCGACAAGCCCAGGTGCGCCTCGGCCTTATCGACGTAGCCTACCTCCACGGCGGGCTCGGTGAGGCGGGATATCTTCCGCTCCAAGGGGTGCAGCGTCGCTTTGGGGACGCCGATGTCGATACCTACCTGGACCGAGTCGGGGAGCTCGATGACTCTGCGATGGTTCGTATTGTACGTGGTGCGCATTCGTTACGGGCGGTCTCGCTCTCAGAACTAGCGGTGATCGTCGAGGCGATTGATGGGGCGCCATGGCATCTTCACCTGATGGAACAGGTAAAGGAAGTCGACGCGCTGATCGGCTACTACGGAGAACGACCGCTCCGTTTGCTTGAGGATCGGGGACTACTCGGCCCATCGACGACGCTCGTGCACCTGAATCAGGTCATCGAATCCGAACTCGCTTGTCTGGTGCGCACAGGCGCTGTGACCTGTGCTTGTCCTACCACCGAGGAGGACCTTGGGGATGGTCTTTCCCTGGCGGGTCACCTACTGCGGGCTGGAGCTCGAGTGAGCATCGGAACCGATCAACACGTCCATATCGATGCGCTCTTGGAAGCCTCCAGTATCGACGCCCACGAGCGGCTCCGCACGCATCAGCGTTCGTTGCTACGCACCGAAGAGCTTTGGTCGACACTGTGGGCGCATGACACCATTGGCTTTGGCGAGGTGGGGTGGATTGCCCCCGGCGCACTCGCCGATCTGGTAGCCCTCGATCTTAGCGAGCCTGGGATTGCGGGTGTTGATCCGGTTGAGCTTGTCCGTCTTGGAACCCGGGCTGCAATCACCAACGTCTGGGTCGATGGGCAAGAGACGACTTCAGACATCGACGGAGAACGGCGCGAGCTTGGGGCGCAACTTCGGGCTACGATCGCCAGGATAGAAGGGAAGTACTGA